A DNA window from Castanea sativa cultivar Marrone di Chiusa Pesio chromosome 7, ASM4071231v1 contains the following coding sequences:
- the LOC142643050 gene encoding alpha-aminoadipic semialdehyde synthase isoform X2 — MSLKVGKVQESDIKKGHNSERKTAVLILGAGRVCQPAAELLASSGRFSSHQGYKACLEDDSEEQDDVQVIVGSLYLKDAEEIIEGIPNATAIQLDVMDHENLFKYVSQVEVVISLLPASCHIIVANACIELKKHLVTASYVDESMSMLNEKAKSAGVTILGEMGLDPGIDHMMAMKMINEARVRKGIIRSFTSYCGGLPSPAAANNPLAYKFSWSPAGAIRSGRNPATYRSHGETLHIDGDSLYDSAVRLRIPDLPAFALECLPNRNSLVYGELYGIGHEASTIFRGTLRYEGFGEIMATLARIGFFDTEAHPILKDGKKPTFRTFLLELLKSEDVDGPLIAEKDITERIVTLGHCKEQGTAVKAAKTIIFLGFHEDGEIPASCQSAFDVTCLRMEERLAYSSTEQDMVLLHHEVEVDFPDGLSENHSATLLEFGRTKNGKMTTAMALTVGIPAGIGALLLLENKIKTRGVLRPIEPEIYEPALDCLEAYGFKLMEKIQ, encoded by the exons atgtCACTGAAGGTTGGTAAAGTCCAAGAGAGTGACATTAAGAAGGGACATAACTCAGAAAGGAAGACTGCAGTTCTTATTCTTGGGGCAGGGCGCGTCTGCCAACCAGCTGCCGAGCTATTAGCATCATCTGGAAGGTTTTCATCTCACCAAGGGTATAAAGCATGCCTGGAAGATGATTCTGAAGAGCAGGATGATGTTCAAGTTATTGTTGGATCTCTCTACCTAAAGGATGCGGAAGAG ATCATTGAAGGAATTCCTAATGCAACAGCCATTCAGCTTGATGTGATGGATCATGAAAATCTTTTTAAGTATGTTTCACAG GTTGAAGTGGTCATAAGTTTACTTCCTGCTAGTTGTCACATTATTGTGGCAAATGCATGCATCGAG CTTAAAAAGCATCTTGTTACTGCTAGCTACGTCGATGAGTCCATGTCCATGTTAAATGAAAAGGCAAAGAGTGCTGGTGTTACCATTCTGGGTGAGATGGGTCTGGACCCTGGAATAG ATCATATGATGGCAATGAAGATGATTAATGAAGCTCGTGTTCGAAAGGGAATAATAAGGTCTTTCACTTCTTACTGTGGGGGGCTCCCATCCCCGGCTGCTGCAAACAACCCATTAGCATATAAATTCAG TTGGAGTCCTGCAGGAGCTATTCGATCTGGGCGAAATCCTGCCACCTATAGATCTCATGGTGAAACTTTACATATTGATG GGGATAGTCTTTACGATTCAGCTGTGAGACTTCGGATACCTGATCTTCCAGCTTTTGCATTGGAGTGTCTTCCTAATCGTAATTCCTTAGTATATGGGGAATTGTACGGAATCGGACATGAAGCATCAACCATCTTCCGTGGAACCCTTCGCTATGAAG GATTTGGTGAGATAATGGCAACACTTGCAAGAATTGGTTTTTTTGATACTGAAGCTCATCCAATTCTTAAGGATGGAAAGAAACCGACATTTAGAACATTTTTGTTAGAACTTCTCAAAAGTGAAGACGTGGATGGACCTCTGATAGCGGAGAAGGACATCACTGAAAGGATTGTCACACTTGGACATTGCAAAGAGCAAGGAACTGCAGTAAAGGCAGCCAAAACTATCAT atttttggGATTTCACGAGGATGGAGAAATTCCTGCTTCCTGCCAGAGTGCATTTGATGTTACTTGTCTCCGCATGGAAGAACGTTTAGCCTACTCCAGCACAGAACAG GATATGGTGCTTTTGCATCATGAAGTGGAGGTAGATTTCCCAGATGGCCTAAGTGAGAATCATAGTGCCACTTTATTGGAATTTGGGAGGACAAAGAATGGGAAAATGACCACTGCCATGGCTCTCACTGTGGGTATTCCAGCAGGCATTGGAGCTCTG CTCTTACTAGAAAACAAGATCAAGACAAGAGGTGTCTTAAGGCCTATTGAACCTGAAATATATGAGCCAG CACTGGATTGCTTAGAGGCCTATGGGTTCAAGTTGATGGAGAAGATTCAGTGA
- the LOC142643050 gene encoding alpha-aminoadipic semialdehyde synthase isoform X1, giving the protein MLGNGVIGILSETCNKWERRTPLTPSHCARLLHSGGGGGTATGVARIIVQPSTKRIYHDSQYEDVGCQISDDLSQCGLVVGVKQPQLEMILPDRAYAFFSHTHKVQKENMPLLDKILNERVSLYDYELIVGDHGKRLLAFGKYAGRAGLIDFLHGLGQRYLSLGYSTPFLSLGASYMYPSLAAAKAAVISIGEEIATHGLPPGICPLVFIFTGSGNVSLGAQEIFKLLPHTFVEPSQLPELFGVGRDPNQPARTSKRVFQVYGSVVTCQDMVEHRDATKVFDKADYYAHPEHYNPIFHEKVAPYASAIVNCMYWEERFPRLLSTKQIQDLMRKGCPLVGVSDITCDIGGSIEFVNQTTSIDSPFFRYDPLNDSYHHDMDGNGVICSAVDILPTEFAKEASQHFGDILSQFVGLLASATDTTNLPAHLRRACIAHGGALTSLYEYIPRMRSSDSEEISEDTANSHSYKKKYSILVSLSGHLFDQFLINEALDIIEAAGGSFHSVKCQVGQSVNVKSYSELEVGADDRVVLDQIIDSLTSIANPNETSGNQEKNKMSLKVGKVQESDIKKGHNSERKTAVLILGAGRVCQPAAELLASSGRFSSHQGYKACLEDDSEEQDDVQVIVGSLYLKDAEEIIEGIPNATAIQLDVMDHENLFKYVSQVEVVISLLPASCHIIVANACIELKKHLVTASYVDESMSMLNEKAKSAGVTILGEMGLDPGIDHMMAMKMINEARVRKGIIRSFTSYCGGLPSPAAANNPLAYKFSWSPAGAIRSGRNPATYRSHGETLHIDGDSLYDSAVRLRIPDLPAFALECLPNRNSLVYGELYGIGHEASTIFRGTLRYEGFGEIMATLARIGFFDTEAHPILKDGKKPTFRTFLLELLKSEDVDGPLIAEKDITERIVTLGHCKEQGTAVKAAKTIIFLGFHEDGEIPASCQSAFDVTCLRMEERLAYSSTEQDMVLLHHEVEVDFPDGLSENHSATLLEFGRTKNGKMTTAMALTVGIPAGIGALLLLENKIKTRGVLRPIEPEIYEPALDCLEAYGFKLMEKIQ; this is encoded by the exons ATGCTTGGGAATGGAGTTATTGGGATTTTATCTGAGACTTGCAACAAATGGGAAAGAAGGACACCACTGACCCCATCACACTGTGCTCGACTTTTACAcagtggaggaggaggaggtacaGCAACTGGGGTTGCTCGCATTATTGTGCAGCCATCAACAAAGCGCATCTATCACGATTCCCAGTACGAGGATGTTGGGTGTCAAATTTCAGATGACTTGTCACAATGCGGTCTTGTCGTTGGTGTTAAACAACCTCAG TTGGAGATGATTCTTCCTGATAGAGCTTATGCCTTCTTCTCTCATACACACAAGGTCCAGAAAGAAAACATGCCTTTACTAGATAAG ATACTAAATGAAAGGGTGTCATTATATGATTACGAGCTTATTGTTGGGGATCACGGGAAAAGGTTGCTTGCATTTGGAAAGTATGCTGGCAGAGCTGGATTAATTGACTTCCTACATGGTTTGGGACAGA GATATCTAAGCCTGGGATATTCAACACCTTTCCTCTCACTGGGTGCATCTTACATGTATCCTTCCTTGGCTGCTGCCAAGGCTGCTGTAATTTCAATTGGTGAAGAAATAGCAACTCATGGACTGCCGCCAGGAATCTGTCCGTTGGTCTTTATATTCACTGGCTCAGGAAATG tTTCTCTGGGCGCACAAGAGATATTTAAGCTTCTTCCTCACACTTTTGTGGAACCAAGTCAACTTCCAGAGCTATTTGGGGTG GGTAGGGATCCCAATCAACCTGCACGGACGTCAAAGAGAGTTTTCCAAGTATATGGTTCTGTTGTAACTTGTCAAGACATGGTTGAACATAGAGATGCTACAAAAGTGTTTGACAAA GCTGACTACTATGCACATCCAGAACACTACAACCCTATTTTCCATGAAAAAGTAGCTCCGTATGCATCTGCAATTG TGAACTGCATGTATTGGGAGGAAAGATTTCCTCGGTTGTTGAGTACCAAGCAAATTCAAGATCTCATGAGGAAAGGATGTCCACTTGTTGGAGTCTCTGACATAACTTGTGATATTGGGGGTTCCATTGAGTTTGTTAACCAAACAACATCAATTGACTCACCCTTTTTCAg ATACGATCCTTTAAATGATTCATATCATCATGACATGGATGGTAATGGTGTGATATGTTCAGCTGTTGACATTCTTCCTACAGAGTTTGCAAAAGAG GCTTCTCAACATTTTGGAGACATACTATCCCAATTTGTTGGCCTTTTGGCTTCTGCAACAGATACTACAAATTTACCTGCACACTTAAGGAGAGCATGCATAGCTCATGGAGGAGCCCTTACGTCTTTGTATGAATATATTCCACGTATGCGAAGCTCTGATTCAGA GGAAATATCAGAAGATACAGCAAATAGCCACTCTTACAAGAAGAAGTACAGCATATTG GTATCTCTGAGTGGTCACTTATTTGATCAATTTCTGATAAATGAGGCCTTAGATATTATTGAAGCTGCAGGTGGCTCCTTCCACTCAGTTAAATGTCAAGTGGGTCAGAGCGTTAATGTCAAGTCATACTCAGAACTTGAA GTTGGTGCTGATGATAGGGTAGTGCTGGATCAAATTATTGACTCTTTAACTTCTATAGCTAATCCAAATGAAACATCTGGgaatcaagaaaaaaataagatgtCACTGAAGGTTGGTAAAGTCCAAGAGAGTGACATTAAGAAGGGACATAACTCAGAAAGGAAGACTGCAGTTCTTATTCTTGGGGCAGGGCGCGTCTGCCAACCAGCTGCCGAGCTATTAGCATCATCTGGAAGGTTTTCATCTCACCAAGGGTATAAAGCATGCCTGGAAGATGATTCTGAAGAGCAGGATGATGTTCAAGTTATTGTTGGATCTCTCTACCTAAAGGATGCGGAAGAG ATCATTGAAGGAATTCCTAATGCAACAGCCATTCAGCTTGATGTGATGGATCATGAAAATCTTTTTAAGTATGTTTCACAG GTTGAAGTGGTCATAAGTTTACTTCCTGCTAGTTGTCACATTATTGTGGCAAATGCATGCATCGAG CTTAAAAAGCATCTTGTTACTGCTAGCTACGTCGATGAGTCCATGTCCATGTTAAATGAAAAGGCAAAGAGTGCTGGTGTTACCATTCTGGGTGAGATGGGTCTGGACCCTGGAATAG ATCATATGATGGCAATGAAGATGATTAATGAAGCTCGTGTTCGAAAGGGAATAATAAGGTCTTTCACTTCTTACTGTGGGGGGCTCCCATCCCCGGCTGCTGCAAACAACCCATTAGCATATAAATTCAG TTGGAGTCCTGCAGGAGCTATTCGATCTGGGCGAAATCCTGCCACCTATAGATCTCATGGTGAAACTTTACATATTGATG GGGATAGTCTTTACGATTCAGCTGTGAGACTTCGGATACCTGATCTTCCAGCTTTTGCATTGGAGTGTCTTCCTAATCGTAATTCCTTAGTATATGGGGAATTGTACGGAATCGGACATGAAGCATCAACCATCTTCCGTGGAACCCTTCGCTATGAAG GATTTGGTGAGATAATGGCAACACTTGCAAGAATTGGTTTTTTTGATACTGAAGCTCATCCAATTCTTAAGGATGGAAAGAAACCGACATTTAGAACATTTTTGTTAGAACTTCTCAAAAGTGAAGACGTGGATGGACCTCTGATAGCGGAGAAGGACATCACTGAAAGGATTGTCACACTTGGACATTGCAAAGAGCAAGGAACTGCAGTAAAGGCAGCCAAAACTATCAT atttttggGATTTCACGAGGATGGAGAAATTCCTGCTTCCTGCCAGAGTGCATTTGATGTTACTTGTCTCCGCATGGAAGAACGTTTAGCCTACTCCAGCACAGAACAG GATATGGTGCTTTTGCATCATGAAGTGGAGGTAGATTTCCCAGATGGCCTAAGTGAGAATCATAGTGCCACTTTATTGGAATTTGGGAGGACAAAGAATGGGAAAATGACCACTGCCATGGCTCTCACTGTGGGTATTCCAGCAGGCATTGGAGCTCTG CTCTTACTAGAAAACAAGATCAAGACAAGAGGTGTCTTAAGGCCTATTGAACCTGAAATATATGAGCCAG CACTGGATTGCTTAGAGGCCTATGGGTTCAAGTTGATGGAGAAGATTCAGTGA